CAGCCGATCGGTCCGTCGGAGGTACCCTCCTCCAGGTTCCCGTTGCGCAGTCCTGCGACGGTGGGCAGGAAGTCGGGAACGCGCCAGGCAGAGGGGTTATCGAAGTAGACGAAGTAGGAGGCAGTGGACTTCGCCGCGCACTCCGCCGGCAGGACGAGCTTGCTGCCCGCCGGGATTGGGCCCTGGCGCAGATCTACGCCGAGGGGATCGGCGATGCCAAAGAGCATCTCGACGCCCTTGGCATCACACACTCGGACGGCCTGGGCCTCAGCGCCGACGAGATCGGCCTCTCCGGCGCCCTTGCCGATGGTGACGGCCACGGGAGCGCCTTCTGCGGCAACCTCCCGGTTGTTGGTGATGTCGACCTGAACACGCTGGTGCCAGTAGCCGTCACCGGGCAGGTACAGCGAGTGGCTCCAGGGGACGGCAGCGCCCGCGGATAGGGCGGCCAGGAGCCCAAGGACGGGCAACATACTTCTCATCGGCCTTACCTCCAGGATGCGCAGCGTCTGAGTTCGGCTGCGCCGACTGACACGTCGCATGAGATGGTTCGTGCGCCTGCGGGCCCCAGAGCTATTCTGTGACCTGCTCGACCTTCTGCCGTTCGTTCACCCAGAGTCCGATCACGGGGACCTTCAGTCCCCAGGAGGAGACCACTGCGACAGCAGCTTTGATCTGGGCAAAATGCTCGTCGCGGGATCCGGGTGCACGCGTACAGTCGAAGTGCCCGACGACGGCGACAACCTGCGAGCCATGGGCCTCCACCGAGAGGCGGGTCCGGTCCTTGATGCTGAGCAGCTTGTCGATGACCCAGCGCGCGAGGACCATGTCGGCGCCGGGCTCAGTGACCATGTCGACGTAATCGACGTGGTGGGTGCTGCAGATCCACTCGATGACCGGGATCTGGACGCGTCCGTCAACACAGGCGATGGCCGTTCCGAAGGTGTCCTTGTCCATGTACGCTCACGCCCATCGTGGGAGTTAGTGGCCCTCTGATGGCAGGGCGACCGGGGCCTCTGTGGGGAGCGAGGAAACCTTGGCGCGACAAGGAGGAGTTTCGTTGCAGAAGAGGGAATTCCTTCTCTGGAAGACGAGAGGATCGAGGTGGGTGCTTGAGGAGGGTTTGGGGCGAGTTGCGCGCGGAGGCGTGAAAAATGCTTGCGTGGGTTGATTCAGGTCGCAGATATGGGGTAAACTGCGATGAGTAGCAAAGCCACAGACCGATAGGCCGGCTCCGAGCTTCCGCCGGTGAGGCGGGAACGGGGTCGGCATTTTCCGTGCATCTGGCGTTTGGGGCGGGCCACGAAGTAGCAGCAACAGACGTCCGGTATCCATTCGGGAGGGACTCCTATGCGTCGTGCATTGCGCCCCGGTCGCGCATCCCTGCTCCTGCCGTCACTCCTGGCCTTTGCAGCGATGTTCGCCGCAGTCATGCCTGTGTTCGCCCAAGGCACCGCAGCAGCAAATCCCAATGCCAGGCCCGACGGGTGGCTCGTGAACTACGGGCAGCCCGGTTACGCGGTCCCCGACGCCTCTCGTGCGCACTACGAGCGGGGTCTGGACCTGATGCAGCAGCAGGACTACGAGGGCGCCGCCCGAGAGCTTCTTGAATGCATGCGGCTCTTCAAGCCCTGGGTCGCAGCCGGAGAGCGCACGGCGACCTACGTGGACAAGCTGCGGATGGAGAACTACCTGACGCCGCTTGCCTCGGCCTCCGTAAACCTGGGGCACTCGCTGCGTCATCTGGGGCGCCTCGATACAGCGATCGCGCTGTATACGGCCGCGGCCGACACGGCGCCCGGTTACGTACCGGCGCACGAATCGCTCGCCTCAGCCCAGATCGAAAAGGGCATGCTAATGCATACCCAGCGCGATCGAGAGCGGCTTGCAGTGGGTGAGGCCTCCGGCAGTGAGGCCGAGCTCAACCTCTATCGCTCGGCGGTCGCGCACCTGCACATCGCCCGCCAGTTGGAGCCGCAGAACGCCAATGTGCACATGCTTCTCGGCGTCGCGCTGCGCCGCTGGGGAGTGTACGATGGCGCAGTGGTTCAGGCGCGGCAGGCCGTAGAGCTCGACCCGACGAACGCGCGCGGGCAGTACAATCTCGGGCTCGCGCTCGCCGCCTTCGGGCAGCCGCAGCCGGCCATCGACGCTTTGAAGGAAGCGGTTCGCCTCGCCACCGATGACACCGCTGCCTTCCAGGCTGAAGTCCAGAACGCTCTCGCCCTGACCCTGGCCGGCAACGGCAGCTTCGACGAGGCGCTCGCCGCCTACCGCAAGGCAGCGGAGCTTGATCCGGCTAACGGCGCGTACCAGAACAACCTCGGTGTCGCCCTGCGGGCCGCCGGCAAGCCCGAGGAGGCAGTCTCTGCCCTGCAGAGCGCAGCCGCGCTGCAGCCACACGAGATCGAGCATTACCTGAACCTGGCCGCCAGCGCCCGCGACAGCAAGGACCTCGACACCGCGGTCCGCGCCTATCGTCAGGCACTGCGTCTGAACTCCACCGACGCCGAGATCCATCACCAACTCGGGCTCACGCTGCATCAGCG
The window above is part of the Armatimonadia bacterium genome. Proteins encoded here:
- a CDS encoding carbonic anhydrase, with amino-acid sequence MDKDTFGTAIACVDGRVQIPVIEWICSTHHVDYVDMVTEPGADMVLARWVIDKLLSIKDRTRLSVEAHGSQVVAVVGHFDCTRAPGSRDEHFAQIKAAVAVVSSWGLKVPVIGLWVNERQKVEQVTE